Below is a window of Malania oleifera isolate guangnan ecotype guangnan chromosome 1, ASM2987363v1, whole genome shotgun sequence DNA.
TACAACATTGCAATTTTTCGAATGAGGATGTAGAAAAAAGCTTCTCATTTTGATGAATTAGAAACATCTCTTTCCCTTTTCTATTTACCTAGTTCACATCTTTGTCTCGAGACAGCACCTAAATAACTGCAGCCAGAGTCTTGGCAGCCTCACCCATGTCCACTTGAGCCCACATCTAGGTATAACCAAGGCCCAAAAACATTTTATAAATTTCAGATCTTTTATACCACTAAGTTACACATGGTTAGCTGAATAAATATTCTTAGAAATAGAATAGTTATAATTAAGGATTTGCATTACAAAAAAATGTACCATAAACTTTATATGAATCAATAACATAAATTGAAAATAACTATTTGCTGATTTTGGCGTAAAAATGTCCTACTCCTTTCATATTCcatgatgaattaaataataagaaataaaaatctAAGATGAGAGTATACTAACCTcccaaacaaaatattattattaaaaacataaaaacacatttttaaaaataaaaataaagctcTCCAAGGAGATGCCGGCCATAAAAACAATGATATGAGGAATATGTGCAAACCATAGAATGAGAATGAGACGCTGAGCACAATAGATAGAAGTCACCAATAATGAGTCATAACGACAGAAACAAGAGACCCAATTGATCCAGAGTACTGCATAACAATAAGTAACAAATAGAACATAAAGAAGATCCTAATAAACAGCAAACGCAGTGAAGGTCTAAATATCTATAGAGCCTCCTTCCTTGACAAATACTACTGTAATCAGGCAGTTGGCAGGTGCTTAGTAACAGTAATCTGCAGGTTGCTTTTATCTGCTCCCACAACCTTATCCACGATCTTCCCATCCTTCAGAAACATAAACGTTGGCATTGCCTCCACTGCCCAATCTGCAGCAACCGTCTGCAACCAAAACAAAATTAAAACCCACCCAACACAGTTTACGGCGCTCAAATTCCTGTCTATTCCATTCCAGAAGcctactctctccctctctcaattTTGGGATGGAACAGATGGGAATTTACATGACTTTTGTCCGTAGAATGAAACGGATGGAAAAcaaatgcaataaaaaaaatacagaCTGAAGTCTCCTACCTTCAATTCATCCACATCAACCTTAAGGAAGGTCGCATGGGGATATTTTTTGGCCAGCTCTGCCAGGTATGGAGCAATGAAACGGCATGGTCCGCACCATGAAGCAGTGAAATCAACCACTATCTGTGATCCACAGATATGCATACATTTTAGGGCATGAAATATACAAGGCTGTGTTTAAGACAATATATTTAGGaactttaatttgaatttgtataggcATGAATGAAATtaaatacattttttttcttgttccttatccaaattcacacaaatttcaatatataaCCCAAATTCCAAACTCTCAAACACAGTAAAAGAAGTATTAAGTTCTCCTTGTAAACATTTAATCTTAATCTCCAAAACCAAGTTTGCGATGCAAAGATGCCTAACTATGAATTCTCCTCCCCATCATCAGTTTGAAAAAGTAAAAGCTCACTTCAACAAAAGATGTATGGGCAAACCATCTCTTTTTCAAAGTAGGTTGGACTGGATTGGACAGGATCCTTTGATCACTTAGAGAAGTAGTTTCAACCTCAATGTTATTTCTATCAAGGAAAAAGTTAGTAGTTATAGCGGTGGGGAGGAGAAATGTTACAATTTTCATCCAGAGCAAGAGAAATTTTCCACTATCTTTTTGTAGAGAGGTGCTACTTACAGTCACGCTGCAGGACCAGAGCCGCTCTTTGCTGTGGGCCATGCATTGAGCCCACAGCAGTGCATGGCTGCAATCCCACAGTCATGCATTGCTCTTAATCAATCTAATATCGCATTCCACAAGGAATCAATATCTTCTCTTGGAAAAACAAAACATGCATTCAAGTGGTCCTGCTGAATGCACATGGAAGAGATTTACTCCTCAAAATTCAGGATAGGATTTTTGTCAGTCATTTTCTAATCTTTCATGACAAATCACCACAaacagtaaaaaataaataaataaataaaatgaaaattgagTAATATCAAGCTGAACTGAAATCCCACAAGCATAAACAACACCCATCCTTgtccaaaaatttaaaaattttccctcACACTCCATTCTGCAATATAATCCATTCCTTCCCATGCCACACACAAGTATGCACTCTTCATTTATTCTGTACTTTCACCCTATTGAACCCTATCAAAGCAACACTAGCTGAAATAATATTCTGTTCTCGGTCATGGTATCTCTCTAACTAGAAGATGAAGCAATCTCAGGAAGAAAGGAATTGAAGCAAACAGACAAAGATAATTGTTGAATAGAGTGAAAATTTTCAGAGGCCAGATAGTCAGAAACAAGAATTTCAATGAAAAACTTTAAACAATTggatttttgaaaatacatgGCTTAAAAAACGTACAATACAACATTACGCACGCATGAGATTTTGTGCCCACAGTGGTCAGCTCTTGTACTATACATTAGATAAAGCTTATTAGAGTGAAAGAAAGGCACAAGAAGGATGGTAAAGCAACtctttgaaaacaaaaagaataagataaagataataattagaaaaaataaaataattcttGAGAAAGTATTTTTGGAAAAAGGAAGTAAAGAAGGAAGACAATTCAATTATCATGAATATAGACCAGATCAGGTCTGAATTGCTTTTAGATAAAAATCCTATCAATTATCTTCCTAAATCCTACATCAATTCAATCTATATGTTCTGTAGTTCTAATTCCAAAATTGGATTGGGGTACCGCTTGAAGTCAACTGGTTTCCCATATTATGGGGCAATCAAAGAGAGTGCTGTGGAACACGCCATAAGATAAAGACTTTTTACCCCAAGTTTGGCAGCATAGAATTGGAACATTGGAATTTTGTGGATTTTGCCAAAACTTAATATAAAACTGCATTGGATTTATTCAAAATTTACTCCAATCCAAATCCATGGTCAGAAACCTATGCTCCTAAACACTATCTGCAGACTTTCTTCTTGTTATTTTTTTCTCATCTATCGCAAGGAAtggacttccaaaaatcctcatATAAGGGCAAGTCTCAGGGATCTTTTGTCAACAAATGAAAGTTAGCAAAATCAAGCGCAATAAATGAAAGCCCCAATACCTAAAATGAATGTAGACTATGTGAATCCATCCACATCAAGCGAACACCCAAGAGTAAATTCGCAGAGCAAAACCACTGTTAATATATCAATAATGCAAAAATAAGCCGTCGACGAAGCTATCAACTCCAATGTTAATATCAGATCAGGCACAAACCAAACGAAACCAACCCACACCAAAAAATGAGAACAAAAAAACTGGGATAAATGGGAAtttttcttaagaaaaaaaaaagagagatacCAGTTTATTGGAGTCGTTGTTGCCCTTCTCCAGCTGTTCGTTCCAGGCATCCAAACTGTGGCAGCTGATCACTTGTCCTTCCTCCGCCATTTCTGTCTCAGTTTCGAAAACCCTAGCCTCCGTCCTCCTCAGGAATTGCCCGTATCGGTTATATAAATTAGTTTATATGCGAACAAAAGGTGAGCTAGCTGCGTTACCCTTCCGGACCATCCGGTTACCCCGTAAAAATATATTCGCATAAAATGATATTTTGGAAgtttaattttaagaaaaaataattaaaccaaGTTTAGGAAATCTCTTCTTGGGCCtctctaaaatttatttttaatttgaagaaataaaatacagtatataaataaataataataaatattttaatttaattaaaacatcAGTTATATGGATAAATGAataattataagaatattttAGATATGAAAATAGCACACctaatttagaaaataaatcataaataaaaaagtCAGCTGACAACATTGAGTGACTCTTCCTTTTTAAAGTGATTTACCCAATAAAGTtctattaaaatatttaaaaaaattatcttaaaattaataatttattatttatttatttatttatttatttttctaaagcCCATCTCATGGATTGGCACTTTAATTTAAAATTGAGttatcaaatataaaatataaagatTATCTTAATTTTTTGTTAGATTTTAACAggattattaattttaaaatacttgcCATCCATGAAAAGTTCAAATGCTCGAAGTGTTAAgaccctgtgagcaaccagaaaattatgaacaccagaaatttacgtggttcggtcaactctcttcctcctctcactctcttcctctctttcttctctttgcTCTCTGTACTTTTCACAATTCTCCATAGCTCTCTTTTTATAGGGTTTTGGAATCAATTACAATTAAATACGATAAGTCAAAAAGAGAAGTTTcattcatttaaattaaatgatggatAACAGCTCTAGCttgcaacgcgtctccagctcAGCGTCTCCTGACTCCAGCACAACAATCTCTCACTTGGAGACTAAGACGCCTcttcaaccagtatcatgaataaatgatgtaatcaaaatatgtcttcaggcatgaagaccaactgaagttgaacacaacttcaacttcttTGTAGTCATCACTTTAATTAATATATCTGTcggatttctgctaccttggatttttttcaagtgtcaatacGCCGTCCTCTATCAAAGATTTGacgaagtgataacgcaatccaatatgcttagttctggaatgaaatgcagagttcttcaCCAGATGTATCACACTCTGACTATCATTGTACAAAACATTCTtctcctgctttaatccaagctctaTTAACAAACTCTgaagtcaaatcatctctttactgacttctgtcactgctacatacttaGCTTCTGTAGTcgataaaacaacaatcttctgtatctgtaacatccaactaacaactgttgtgccaacagtgaatatatacccggtggtgcttctgcgatgatcaatttcacctgcaaaatcagcatctacaaatccttagattttcaaatctcttttccgaaacataagcacttatcaatagtgccacgtaaatatttcaaaatccacttcactactttccagtgtgtcttccctggatttgacatatacctgctgacagctcccactgtTTGGCCAATATccggtctggtaccaaccatagcatacattagacttccaacggctgaggcatatggtaccttagccatgaagtctttttcttcatctgtctggggagacTGATCATTTTAGAGACAGAaatgacctgccaatggtgtatttacagccTTAGCGTTGCTCATGTTGAACTTCTGTAAAACACGGCTGATGTACTCTaactgagataactgcaacgtTCCTTGTTGCTTATGTCATGCCTCGAACCAGAAAGTggacccgggggtgaaaatgtaatctaacatgtccctgtatccaataaatcatccaaagatatagtaaaaaggatgagggtccaaccccgtggggttcccaaacaccctatacacatccaaacacaaccatatacgcagtggaaaaatgtcatactatatacatatgcagtatcat
It encodes the following:
- the LOC131157917 gene encoding thioredoxin H-type-like; protein product: MAEEGQVISCHSLDAWNEQLEKGNNDSNKLIVVDFTASWCGPCRFIAPYLAELAKKYPHATFLKVDVDELKTVAADWAVEAMPTFMFLKDGKIVDKVVGADKSNLQITVTKHLPTA